Part of the Candidatus Methylomirabilis limnetica genome, TCGGCGAAAGAGGGCCAGTCGCCGAGGCGTCGGTTGTAGACTATGAGTCTTCGCAACGCGCGAATGACAGCTTCAATTACCGCAAAAGCACGGCCCAGGCCGAGAAGATCAACGTTCCGGTTCAACCAGACAATGGCGATGCGTCGAGATTCACAGACTTCAGCGGCAGCTATAGCAAAGCCCTGTTACACGACGGCCTCGGCGTACCGATTGCTGTTGCCTTCCGAAGCCTGACCCATGCCCTACAGACTGGAGAGTTCGAAGACTTCGAAAACATCATTGTTGGGAACCCCGGCGGGGGACCCAACTCGAAGGAGAATGGCCCACAGGTTGCGCTTGCATTTGACCTGGAAGGCCTCGACTCACATTGTACGGTCATCCCGCCGGCGCCGAGTGTTGCCAGCGCGCAGACGGCGGCCGAGCAGGTCGAGCACTACTGGGCGGCTCTGCTGAATGACGTGCCGTTCACCCAATACTCCACAAATTCGCTGGTCGCTCAAGCTGTGAACGACATGAACAATCTGTCATTCGTCAGCAGTGCCGCGAATAATCAGTTCCCGTTCCCCGTCACACCACAGAATCTGTTCCGCGGGCAGTTCGTTCCTGGCGACGGTAATGTCCTGGGCCCGTACGTCTCGCAGTTCATGCTCCAGCCGACCTTCTTCGGCGCTCAGCCCCTCAGTCAGCAGTACCAAACGTTCCTTCCGGTGGGGGGCGGTGGGAGCGAGTTCATGACCACGGTTGGCGAGTACCAACTGGTCCAAAACGGCGGAGACTCGGGACGCCAACTGGCCTTTGACAGTAGATTCCGGTACCTCCGGAATGGCCGAGACCTCGCCGCATATACCCATGTGGACGTGCTCTACCAAGCATACTTCGTCGCCTTCCTCGTAATGGCTGGGCTAAACACACCACCGAACCCTGGTAACCCCTATATCGGCTCAACGACGGAAAAGGCCTTCGCCACCTTGGGAGGGCCAGACGCTGCGGGGACGCTCGCTGAAATGGCCACGCGAGCACTCAAAGCTGCCTGGTTCCACAAGTGGATCAAGGATCTGCGGCTGCGGCCGGAGGAGTATGGGGCGCTGGTGCATGCGAGACTTACTAACTCTAGCCCATCTCCCCAAGCGGCGGCGGCGCTGCACGGGGACGTCCTGAACTCAGCGGCGCTTCCCATCATTCAATCGACCTACGGCAGCTACTTGCTACCACAGGCATTTCCAGAGGGTTCGCCGACCCATCCCTGTTACCCGACGGGCCACGGAACGGTCGGCGGTGCGTGCGTCACGGTGCTCAAATTCTTCTTTGACTGCAATCAGAAGCTCCGTCCGTTGCTCGCCAACGCCGGCCGGGACTTGGTCGTGCCACGTACAAATGGTCTCTTGCTCAATACTTACGCTGGTGCGGACGGAAACAATTTGGATATCAACGGAGAACTGAACAAGCTGGCGTACAACATCTCGTTTGGTCACGGGATCCACGCCGGCATCCACTTCCGCAGTTCGACCTACTGGTCGATGCTGCTGGGCGAGCAGGTTGCACTCAGTATCCTGCAGGATCGGGCCAGGTCCTATAACGAGCCATTCACTGTCAACATAACGAAATTCGACGGAACGACGGCAACCATCACCAACCAATAACGACAGCGCGGAGGGCGGCCCGGGCAAACGGGACGCCCTCCATTCAGTTGAGACCAGTAATACTTCGGATAAATTCGTGTGGGATTCGTAGATCGTTCCTGTCTTGCTGCCTCCCCTTTACTGTTTAGATTGATCGAATTCGGCAATGACTGGCGCGTGATCTAAAGGACGTTCCCAAGTGCTAGGTTGGTGGTGCTCTCGCAGGAACCGCGCCTGCCACCGAGTGGAGTGTAGATTACACCCCCGTAATGTGGACTCCCAAGAAGGCGGATGAGTAGTGGTGATCTAGGTGCGCAAGCGCGGCATTTCCGAAGGACGTTTGCGACAATACGGCCCGAAGAGTGTGTTTGCGGTTCGCTACCCTTTGCCAACTCGTCTTGGAGTTTCCTGAACCTTCAGGACATTCTGCCCACGCTAACCTGCACGAGTCTCGGAACTCGTGGCAGTTTTCAATCGGGACAGGTGGCCGTTTTGCGATCGGAATGGGTGGCAACTTTGATCGGAATACGCACCCACCAGAAGGGGAGTGATATTGTAAGCATCCAGAAGCCTAAGATAGGCTATGGAAGCGGATTATTCCGGTGTGCTTTTCAGGAAAAAAGACTTGACAGCCTTATAATCGTTAGTAGTATAAAAGTAAGATTATGAGGCGCGTTTCCCTTGGATGACGTAGCGCGACGATGAGCAGAGGGACCAAGGGCGCAAGGAGGTCAGGCGACAATGAATGACCCTGAAAAGGGCCCGGCAAGGTTAAGCTCTCTTAGAAAGACTATGCGGAAGCTTTCCGAGCAGCTTCCAGGGAGCGATACGACGTTCCACCGTAAGCTTTCTCAATACGAGGATGAGATCGAGGTCCTCCAGGCGCAAGTGAAGACGCTCGAAGAGGAGGTTTATCACCTCCGGCGACGACTGGACCAAGCCCCGAAAGAGTTTGAATTTCTTCGGTCCAAACTCGACCAATCCCGCGAACAGTTGGGTCAGGCGCATCATCAGAACCAGCGGATGGTTCAGACCTTGCAGCAAGCGAAAGAGCAGATAGAGGGGCTTCGTGAGGAGGTAGAGAAGCTCTCTGCCCCGCCGAACCCGTACGGGATCTTCGCGGCAATGAACCCTGACGGGACGGCAAACATCTATACGGGTGGCCGCAAGATGAAGGTCAACCTCCATCCGGCGGTGCAATCCGAAACGCTTCGTAAGGGCCAGGAGCTGATTCTGAATGAGGCGTTCAATGTGATTGCGGCTGCAGGCTTCGATGAACAGGGTGAGGTCGTGACCCTGAAAGGCCTGCTCGATGAAGGCCGGGCTATTGTCACCCTGCGAGCCGATGAGATGCGAGTGGTAGAGCTGGCCGATCCATTACTACAACTCTCTCTCAAGGTGGGTGATCATCTGCTTCTCGACCCGCGGTCCGGGCACATTCTGGAGAAGTTACCCAAGAGCGATGCCCAGGAGTTTTTCCTTGAAGAGGTTCCAGGCATCGGCTATGAGGCCATCGGTGGGCTCGGTCCCCAGATCGAGATGATCAGAGATGCCATCGAGCTGCCTCACCTGTACGTAGACTATTTCCGGGAACACCAGCTCCAGCCTCCGAAGGGGGTATTGCTCTATGGGCCTCCAGGTTGTGGTAAGACTTTGATTGCGAAGGCTGTCGCGCACTCCCTGGCCGAACAACTGGCCAAGAAGACCGGGCAGGCGGTGAAGGGCTACTTTCTGAACGTCAAGGGTCCTGAGCTGCTGAACAAGTATGTCGGCGAGACGGAGCGGCAGATCCGGGAAATCTTCAGCAGGGCCAAGGAGAAGGCCACCGAGGGGTCGCCGGTGGTCATCTTCTTCGATGAGATGGACTCGCTCTTCCGGACTCGTGGTTCTGGTATCTCCTCGGATATGGAGTCCACGATCGTCCCGCAATTCCTGGCGGAGCTGGATGGCGTAGAGGGGCTCAAGCACGTTATCGTCATCGGGGCCACGAACCGGCAGGACCTCATCGACCCGGCGGTACTGCGTCCGGGACGCTTTGATGTCAAGATTAAGATCGACCGGCCCGACCAGAGTGTGGCCGATGAGATCTTTTCGAAGTATCTGACACCTGAGCTGCCGTTCGCAGCTACGGAGATCAAGGCCCATGGGACACCTGAAAAGGCAGCAGCAGCCATGATTGAGGCGACTATTCAGCTTCTGTACGCCGCAGTCCCGGAGCACCGCTTTCTGGAGGTCACCTACGCCTCCGGTCAGCAGGAAACGCTCTACTTTAAGGACTTTGTCTCAGGGGCGATGATCGAATCGATCTGTACAAGGGCCAAGAAGCGGGCGGTCAAAAGGATGATCGCGACGGGCGTCAAGGGCTTGACGGTTGAGGACCTGCTCGATGCAGTCCGGACCGAGTTCAGGGAGAATGAAGATCTTCCAAATACCACCAATCCGGACGACTGGGCCAAGATTGCCGGGCGGCGGAGCGAGCGTATTGTCAATGTTCGGACAGTCTTTGACCGTGAAGAGAAGCGGTCCCGCAAGGTTGAAACAATCCCAACCGGTCACTATCTGTAATGTGTGCGTTCAGCGATTAGCTTTCAGCTAAAACCAGAGCTTGCGAGAAACAGCTCACAATTCCTAAGATGAGGATGTGAGCAGAGATCTTGAGTTGTCTTGTCTTGCTGACCGCTGATTGCTGACGGCTGAACGCTTACCCTGCGACGAGGACACATGGCGATCGAAAAGATCATGGGGACCGAGACCGAGTTGGGGATCAGTGCCAGGGATCCTGCCGGTTTCGACCCCGTGTCCGGATCTAGCCTGTTGATTAATAGTCATCGCCCCATCGCTGAGGTGAGGACGATGTGGGACTATGTGGGCGAGAATCCGCTCCTCGATGCCAGAGGATTTGAGGTAAGTGGGGATCACGAAAGGCCAAGCCAGGCGGATAATCGGACCATCAACAAGCCACTTCGAAACGGCGGCCGTCTCTATGTTGACGGGGCCCATCCCGAATACTCCACGCCGGAATGTACCAACGCCCGAGATCTGGTCTGTTACGAGAAGGCCGGCGAGCGGATCTTCGAATTGTGCCTGGCCTCAGCCAACCTGACCCTTCCGGAGCGGCAGCGGATCGTCATCTATAAGAATAATAGCGACGGAAAAGGGAATAGTTACGGCCATCACGAGAACTACTTGATGGAGCGGCGGGTTCCCTTCGACCAGATCGTCCAGGGATTTGCTCCTTTCTTAGTGACCCGTCTGATCTTTGCGGGCGCGGGCAAGGCCGGGGCCGAAAATGGCGCTGACCCTTGTCACTACCAGATCTCTCAACGGGCCGATTTCTTTGAAAGCTTTATCGGCCTCGACACCATGGCTAAGCGGCCAATCATCAACACCCGCGATGAGCCCCACGCCGACGAGGAGAAGTACCGCCGCCTGCACGTCATCGTCGGCGACTCCAACATGTCGGAGGTCGCGACCTACCTGAAGGTCGGGACGACCGCCATTGTCCTGGCCATGATAGAGGACGGCTTCATCAAGCGCGACCTTACCCTCGAGGACCCCGTGCGGGCCATCAAGGAGATCTCCCACGACGTGACCTGCCGGCGCCGCGTGCGGCTGAAGCGCGGCAAGGAGTTCTCAGCCATCGAGATCCAGCGCGAGTACCTGGACCTTGCCCGCGAGTACTACCAGGACCGGGAACGGAGTCCCCAGGTGGCCGACCTCCTGGAAAGGTGGCAGCATGTCCTGGACCAGCTCGCTCTTGACCCGATGACCCTGCACCGCGAGCTCGACTGGGTCATCAAGCACGCGCTCATCACCTCCTACATCAACCGCAAGGGCTGCTCTTTCGATGACCATCGCGTCTTCATGCTGGACCTGCAGTACCATGATCTCCGTCGGGACAAGGGACTCTACTTTACCCTCGAGCGCCAGGGATATGTTGAGCGGATCGTCACCGACGAGGAGATTCTCCTCGCCATGAAGACCCCTCCTCCGGATACCCGGGCCTACTTCCGCGGGATGTGCCTCCAGAAGTATCCCGACGAGGTCTATGGGACGAGCTGGAGTTCGGTCGTTTTTGATACCGGAGAGGCTTCGGTAAAACGAGTTCCCATGGTCGATCCGTTGAGGGGCACGCAGAAGTTGACGGCCGAGGTACTGGAACGCTCTGATACTGCCGCGGAGTTATTGGAGAACATCGCGGTCTAACGCAAACGCGCTCCATTGATGGAT contains:
- a CDS encoding vanadium-dependent haloperoxidase, producing MNDSKHQAGGGSNKELPGSETETGKLSRRNFLKGAATVATVVAAVPLQPLLGERGPVAEASVVDYESSQRANDSFNYRKSTAQAEKINVPVQPDNGDASRFTDFSGSYSKALLHDGLGVPIAVAFRSLTHALQTGEFEDFENIIVGNPGGGPNSKENGPQVALAFDLEGLDSHCTVIPPAPSVASAQTAAEQVEHYWAALLNDVPFTQYSTNSLVAQAVNDMNNLSFVSSAANNQFPFPVTPQNLFRGQFVPGDGNVLGPYVSQFMLQPTFFGAQPLSQQYQTFLPVGGGGSEFMTTVGEYQLVQNGGDSGRQLAFDSRFRYLRNGRDLAAYTHVDVLYQAYFVAFLVMAGLNTPPNPGNPYIGSTTEKAFATLGGPDAAGTLAEMATRALKAAWFHKWIKDLRLRPEEYGALVHARLTNSSPSPQAAAALHGDVLNSAALPIIQSTYGSYLLPQAFPEGSPTHPCYPTGHGTVGGACVTVLKFFFDCNQKLRPLLANAGRDLVVPRTNGLLLNTYAGADGNNLDINGELNKLAYNISFGHGIHAGIHFRSSTYWSMLLGEQVALSILQDRARSYNEPFTVNITKFDGTTATITNQ
- the arc gene encoding proteasome ATPase — protein: MNDPEKGPARLSSLRKTMRKLSEQLPGSDTTFHRKLSQYEDEIEVLQAQVKTLEEEVYHLRRRLDQAPKEFEFLRSKLDQSREQLGQAHHQNQRMVQTLQQAKEQIEGLREEVEKLSAPPNPYGIFAAMNPDGTANIYTGGRKMKVNLHPAVQSETLRKGQELILNEAFNVIAAAGFDEQGEVVTLKGLLDEGRAIVTLRADEMRVVELADPLLQLSLKVGDHLLLDPRSGHILEKLPKSDAQEFFLEEVPGIGYEAIGGLGPQIEMIRDAIELPHLYVDYFREHQLQPPKGVLLYGPPGCGKTLIAKAVAHSLAEQLAKKTGQAVKGYFLNVKGPELLNKYVGETERQIREIFSRAKEKATEGSPVVIFFDEMDSLFRTRGSGISSDMESTIVPQFLAELDGVEGLKHVIVIGATNRQDLIDPAVLRPGRFDVKIKIDRPDQSVADEIFSKYLTPELPFAATEIKAHGTPEKAAAAMIEATIQLLYAAVPEHRFLEVTYASGQQETLYFKDFVSGAMIESICTRAKKRAVKRMIATGVKGLTVEDLLDAVRTEFRENEDLPNTTNPDDWAKIAGRRSERIVNVRTVFDREEKRSRKVETIPTGHYL
- the dop gene encoding depupylase/deamidase Dop; amino-acid sequence: MAIEKIMGTETELGISARDPAGFDPVSGSSLLINSHRPIAEVRTMWDYVGENPLLDARGFEVSGDHERPSQADNRTINKPLRNGGRLYVDGAHPEYSTPECTNARDLVCYEKAGERIFELCLASANLTLPERQRIVIYKNNSDGKGNSYGHHENYLMERRVPFDQIVQGFAPFLVTRLIFAGAGKAGAENGADPCHYQISQRADFFESFIGLDTMAKRPIINTRDEPHADEEKYRRLHVIVGDSNMSEVATYLKVGTTAIVLAMIEDGFIKRDLTLEDPVRAIKEISHDVTCRRRVRLKRGKEFSAIEIQREYLDLAREYYQDRERSPQVADLLERWQHVLDQLALDPMTLHRELDWVIKHALITSYINRKGCSFDDHRVFMLDLQYHDLRRDKGLYFTLERQGYVERIVTDEEILLAMKTPPPDTRAYFRGMCLQKYPDEVYGTSWSSVVFDTGEASVKRVPMVDPLRGTQKLTAEVLERSDTAAELLENIAV